DNA sequence from the Vicia villosa cultivar HV-30 ecotype Madison, WI linkage group LG3, Vvil1.0, whole genome shotgun sequence genome:
ttgtccaatgttatgatttgtgtgtattttggtatgaatgttgctatattatctgaatataattgatttgggtgaataatgtatggatgaagttgtattgtttatatacctataacatttgttaatgcgaatgaaactcacccttactgttgttatttttcagattgaggagtagcttgtgtacttggtgaggattagctcgtcaagtagttctttagagtcggttgggtcagtgtcatgctctggtcgtgtaacaccgggaacgttattttaggattggctgataaacttctgttttgtttatggtttatggttgaattatgagtcttcgactccagatgtttgattattcagttgttaagaatattccgctgtgttaacatgctacctgaataatttttggtttatcgttcctttatggcatgacatgaatattgtttattttgttggcgttgtaatactcttcttcatgttttactctgattttaatgttaatttccgcggggtttagaagggtgttacaaatccagcgggtttgacataagtaataattaaaatgagatcaaagtttagggttaccgactattcaagctttggcggttggcaaaccctgaaaagatgGGAAAATAAATAAAACGTAGATGAGTGCATTATCAACTCAAAAGTCAGatatggttaaccctaatcaataaaaaattaatgataaaagaagaagggtaaaaacacttagcttcgattgatgaaggttgatgggcaaaggtttgcctcgagCATTTAAGCATTGTCCCTGATCATTAAAGAATtggcaaaagaaataaaaaagaagaagtaagtgtagaaggaattcattgacagcgggaatcaaaccctgaaaataaaaaaaagtaaaagaaaaattaaataagaaaaagatcaggacttagcttttggtttgacgtggcgcgtagtcggaagaatcCTGGTGGTAACTCTGGATGCTCGAATCAGGTGTAGTCGACTCTTGAAGGTCCACCATAACAGTCCAATGTTCACAATGGTAGTACTCACATAAACAAAAAATGTTAATAATGAGATATATACGAGAGAAAAAACGGTAGAAATATGAACACAAGATAatcgaagaaagaaaaaaaataaagttaatactcgaaacaaatatttttgatataaaaatctAATATGTCTAAATTCTAATacattattttttttgtaatttttgatataaaaaagataatttatttttgtttttaatattcaAGACATTACCTTATAAGAATTATTAAGTCATTTATTGacaaacaaatcataacaaaGTATATATAACATGCATTTTAGtttaaccatttttataacatGCACTTTCTAACTATGACTAATATATCTTATATCTCCTAACTATGACTAATATATCAACAAACACACAAGAGAAATAATAACATGCAGtagagaaaataaagaaaataaagtgacaTATCTCCCTTGGAAATAGGACCAACACGTCTCTCTTTTCTATTAAGCATAGTatagtttctttttattttttattgacttaaaagtaattaaagactacaaataaaaataaagattcaaaACATACAGAACCACCCGTCTTCTCTCATCCTTTTTTCTCTCACCATGAAAACTCAAAGCAGCAAAACAGTAAAACACCCCAATATGTCCAAATGCAGCTTCATCTTTCTcacaacatttttttaataaagtatAGAAAAACTCTTTTATAGATATCAATATACCCATTAATATAAGCAACAACAAACTTAGAAAACTAAAACGAAAAGAAGCAGAGTTACCCATTGCTGTAGCGGTGGTGTTTTGGACCGATGCTTTGTGGAGGATGGCGGTCGGAGATCCGATGATAGAAAGCAATTCCTACCAaggttctaaattagggtttaaactaaGATAGGGGAAGAACaataaaaggaaattaaaataaaagataactttgatttctttgattgattttgCCCTCTCTCAATGAGTACATATATAGTAGTAGAATATAATAACTAAAGGCCCATTAACTAATTAAAGCCCAAAGTGTcctaagaatattctagaaacATAATAATTCTTAATATATCAAAACTactcaaaattcttatttaacTAATAATTAAGCTCTCTATCATTACTCACCCCTCTAAgatcaaccttgtcctcaaggttgaaaaaataaaataatgttggAATATCAACTTTTCCATGATGAAGGTAACTAGCATGTCCCTTTTTTTTTAACGAGTACACAGTAGCTTTATCGCCATCAATATACTCTAATTCATGTGCATCAACCCATTTACCAACACTGTGCTGTGAGAAATATTTACTCCAAAGCTCACCACTGAAATTGCATATTCTAAATGTGAAATGCTCCCAATCACCTACATGGGAACCAACTTTGCTTAAAACCATGTTTTTAATTCCATTTTCCATAGTAGATGGTCCGTTGAAAAGACAGAAAATCCATATAACAATGTCATTGAATGTTCCGCTAATTGTTGGCTTCTCGTGAACATAAAGCTTAGCACTTTCCAAGTCCTCTTCTTTGATAAACTCTCTTCTAATATCATCATACGACAACTCTATCCAAAATTCTATATCATTTATTCCTCTGCTTGGCAAATTTGATCCACCTTCATCAATAACCTTGTCTTTAGACAAGCCCTTTTGATACAAACTGGCTCCATTGCTCAAAAGCCAATCAATAGAAGAAGGCAGGTAAACTTCCTCAGGATTAAAGGAAATAGTAGGACCATAGAGTTCTATAAGCGCATGAATTCGGTCAATCTGTGGCATTTTCGGCAGTGTTTGGTTCAAATAATTCAAGCACATAACAGGTAACTCTTCTCTCCTGTTCCAACAACAATTACTGTAGGAAAAAATCCCTCCTGAAACTCCTGTCCCTAACATGTTGCAGTTACAAGGTCTCAAGTTCTCAACCCAAAATGGAAACCCGGGAATGAAAGATCTAGTATCAAGTAATGTGTGGTAAGTTTCACTTGTATCGGTTAGGCCAACACGAACGCAACTAATTTCATCTACACTGGGCTTGTCATGGCTGTTAGTAACTAAGTACCCAAGAGCCTTATAACCTTCAAGAGGATGAGGTAGCCAAAAGTAAGCAGCAGAATCAACAAgcatatcaattttttttctttctgactTAGTACACCATACTAAAGTATAATCAAGAGGGTTCTTTAAAGCGGGTGACTGTTGTTGTTGCAAATGTTATATGAGGAATGCTCGACTTGTTTAGAAACCCGTACAAAATCCCATAAAGGCTTGTTGCTCGGTTGACAATAGGGACCAAGGATATGAAACCCATATGGTATTCTCACAGGTTTATAGAATGCAACAACTTTACTTGGCTCCATCATCATATTACTGCTCCAAACAAACTCAAACTCAGTGATCTTGCATACTTCAATTTCACCAAGGTTCACAATTCCGGAAGAAAAATTCTCTTGTGCAGCAACACTTTGATCTGGTGGTTTCGGCGGCGGCACAGATGAAATCTTCGACGCTTGAGGTTCAGTAGCATCAGACCCAATTATTGGAGCATTCTGGGTTTCAAAACTGCTCACAGGGGGAGGTATATTGGCCGTAGAAACACTAGTAAGGAGCTGCTGAAATATATATGCCTGCTTCACATTCCGACGATCACATACATTCGTCATAACATGAACAACCGCTGCAGCATACTCGTCTAAAACATGAGCAATAAATATATCAGAATCAGCAGACTTTGAACCCTCATAATCTATTTCCAAACTACCCCCAGTATAAAAAACTTTCATCTGGGCATCGAAACGAAGCAATTCACAATAGATCTGTGAAGCTTCTCCAACACCAGCAGCAAGTAACTTAGTTGTGGGAATTTGAGAACCaatatgaaaatgcaacaattggAGAGAATCAAGCATAGCTAACTGCCCAAGCTTCTTTGCCATAAACAAAATCTGAATTGTTGTTAAAACAATTTTACCTATATCACCAGAAATTGCAAGCCAAGAATCATGTTGAATTCCACTAATATCAACTTCTAAATTCCCGTAAACCGAAACAGGAACCACTTTACTCTCATCTAAAAGCTCAGCCAAAGTCATCCGAAACCTAGGTTCAACTATTCTAGCTTTCTTACTCTTCACTGAACTATCAAAATCTAAATCAGAGAAAGAATCAGAATTAGAACCTAATAAATCTCCCAGAGTTTCATCAGAATTCACTACAAGTCCCTTGAGTTGCTCAATTTCTTCAGCATCGTCGACTTCATATGGTTGAAGCTCTGCGTGAATGACGTCGGCAATATCCTCTTTGGCGGAATTAGGTTTGAGAAGACCTTGTATAACGAACTCTTTGCGTTTGAGAGCAATTGCTTTGTCTATTTCACCAAAAAAATCCGCTTGAGAGGATTCAATAGATGAAGCTTCGTCAGAAACGTCATCGACATCTTCGATTACGGCGAGGTAAGTGGCTTGGTTGTTTTTAAAATCCTCTTCATCATCTGGTACAAGGAGAGAGTTCTCAGTATTTGTAGTCTTAAAATCTAACCTACTGTCCAGGAGATGGGCGATGTTTACGTTTTCGGGGTCGTCGTATAGGTGAACATCGGTGCCAATCCGGGATACCGCCGTTGATGCTTTGAAATGAGGAGCGAATGTTTGAtatctattttgtttttatttttattgaagggGAATTCGAGAAAGGCGGTGGGTGTAGGGGTAAACCACTGAGTTGGAGGATGGGGTTTGGGATTTTGGGAGAGGGTTTCGCCAATTCTTGTTGTATAGTGGGCTGTCGGAAATGGGATTTGGAGGAAGAGATGAAGGTATTGGTGTGGGTGTGGGGGTGGCTACCGAAAAAGTTGAATTGGCTTTAAGTTTGATGTTTGTTGATTTGGATTTTGTGAGAAaagtttgtgaatttttttttgagtttttcttgaaaGAGCAATGAGACACTTGtaaatgtttttcaaaatttgttcTAATTGTGTTTGAGGTTTTCCTAGGTTGTGGATGGTGATGATAATTATTGTAGTAACATGAATAATGAGATAATGAATATGAATTAGATGGAAATGGAGGAGTATACCCATGATTAAAATACAAATATGGGGTTGTAATATGTGGATTTGTGGAATAAGATGAGAAAATTTCccatggaaaagatggaaatgaaGATGTGGTAGGAGATGTAAAAGAATGGTTTGTGGAATAGGTAGGAGGAATACACCATGGATGATATGAAGGTGTATGATAAGAGTAATCCATgggaggatttgagtacatgatgaaagcaccaattgatagaaAGCAATTCCTACCAaggttctaaattagggtttaaactaaGATAGGGGAAGAACaataaaaggaaattaaaataaaagataactttgatttctttgattgattttgCCCTCTCTCAATGAGTACATATATAGTAGTAGAATATAATAACTAAAGGCCCATTAACTAATTAAAGCCCAAAGTGTcctaagaatattctagaaacATAATAATTCTTAATATATCAAAACTactcaaaattcttatttaacTAATAATTAAACTCTCTATCATCCGAGGACCACTGTTGTGGTGCGGTTGTTCTGGCTGTGAGTGTACGACCGCGTGGTCGTCGTAGGCGCGGCCAAAAGGATGGCGCGGTGGTTCCGCGTTGGATTCACGTTGTGACATCACCGGACGAAGGGGTGTTTCACGGCGGTTTGCCGGTGTACACGCGGAGGGTGGTGGCTACCGACTGGAAGGAGCTGTTCGTGAGTGGATCGGTTCGACTCGACGAAGATGATGATGTCCGAGAACGGAGTTATTTCCGGTTGCAATTTCGGATCCGTGCGATTAGCTTTTCTTTCtgtaaaacaacaacaacaataacaagatTACTCAagcaattgaattaattaatgttatttataTCTGCAATTCTTGTCAGGATAATTCTAATTTGCAGGTGTCTTGAGAGTCCAAGGATGAATCGCGAGTAAATTCACTGGGGAGTCGTGCTTCATGTGGCGGTTGGAAGGACTGTGGCTTCGCGGAGTTCATCACGGCTTCTGTTTGCAGCGGTGCGGCTTGATGAGTGCGTGTGGTTCTCCGCGGTGGCTGAGTTGTTCCGTCCAGGTGGTGTCGGCCGAGTCTTATTATAGTTGTTGTAGTTTTAGTGATTGAATCTTGATTGGTTTTGGTTATATTTCTTGTGAATTGTTTGAAGGAAGGATATGGTGTTTGTAGTTACTGTAAAATAAAGAACAAGCAACCAAAAGGATGATGGCAATCGGTAATGGGTAGCGAGAATATGTTAGTGTAAAAGTTGGTTTAGATGGATTTGATGATGAGAAAACAAGGATGAAGGTTAGAGCACCCACATCCATTATCACACTTTCACATTTTCTAAGCAACTCAACTACATCTTTTAAATATCCATACAACCCATCAAAAACATTAAAATGGGTCCCACCAAATCTTACCATCTTACCATATATGTctcttttatattataaaaaaaatatataattgaaacaatttaattcaaatatattaaattatatttaaaaattatacatttaaaataaataaaggttatatatatatatatatatatatatatatatatatatatatatatatatatatatatatatattaaaaatacaatacatgacacaaataatttactaaaaaatacataagaaaacataaactttaaaataaattacttaaaaaatacattaaaaaaacataaacattaaaataaattactagcataaaatacaagaaaatgatatatttaaaatattttttaattgttacTATTCTCCTGCCCGTAACGTTGCCATATATGTTCTATCAAATCTTGTTGAAGGTGTCGATGAATTTGTCTATCACGAACATCAAATCTTCTACGCAGGAACTCTTGAAAATCAATATTAGAATCATTCGGCAATGTTGTTGCGTCATAGCTTAAATGATCAtaagaaaaatcaaaatttccACCATATGTGGAAcgttcatcttcaacaatcatGTTGTGTAATATTATGCATGTATTCATTATGCGCTGGAGTGTGTCTAAGTGCCACGATCGTGCTGGGTTACGTATGATCGCAAATCGGGATTGGAGAACTCCAAATGCTCGTTCAATATCCTTTCTTGCCGCTTCTTGATGTTGGGAAAACAATTTTCTCTTATCCCCTTGTGGCATCGGGATGCTTTTCACAAACGTGGCCCACTCAGGATAAATACCATCTGATAGATAATAACCCTTGTTGTATTCAGTACGATTGATTGTATAGTGAACCTGAGGAGATCGTCCTTGCAAAACATCGTTGAAGACATTGGATTGGTTCAACACATTAATATCGTTGTTTGAACCCGCTACCCCAAAGAATGCATGCCAAATCCACAAGTCTTGTGAAGCCACTGCTTCAAGCATAACAGTTGGTTTCCCATGATCGCCTCGAACATACTGCCCTTTCAATGCAACTGGACAATTTTTTCATTCCCAATGCATACAATCAATGCTCCCTAACATACGTGGAAATCCTCGTGCCTCTCCCATTCGCATTAGGCGTTCAATGTCTTCAGCGTTTGGCCTTCGTAAATATTGTGCCCCAAAGATGTTGATCACTCCTCTTGTAAACTTATCAACACATTTTAGTGTTGTGGTTTCACCAATTCTCAAATAATCATCCACACTATCAGCAGATGTTCCATATGCCAACATACGGATAACAGCAGTGCATTTCTGTAATGGTGAAAGACTTGACCTACCAGTTGCATCAACCATCATTCAAAAATACTCATCGTGTTGACCCAGAGCTTCAACAATACGAAGGAACACATGTTTATGCATTCGGTACCTTCGACGAAATTGCTCATTCGTGTATACTGGAGTTTGTGAAAAATAATCATTGAACAATCGATTATGTCCCTCTTCACGATTCCTCTCTATATTCCTTCTTTGACGTCTAGGCCTTTTAGAGCTCgaggcttcttcttcttccataaacAACCTCACAAGTTCTTCATCCATATCatcattcatataatccatgaacaTTTTTGCGATATGGGAAGGATTGGAAGGATCCATGTTAAAAGAAGTTTGATATTGAGTGGAAGTTGATAACAAATTGTAGAGAATGAAAAAGGTTGAGAAATACAATGAAGTTTAATGTTCAAGTTAATACTATTTATAAGACTAGTTTGTAACGGCTAGTTTGactttgaataacggctagtttgaataacggctagtttgactaacggctagtttgaataacggctagtttgactaACGACTAGTTTGAATAATGGCTAGTTTGactaacggctagtttgaataataaaaatttaaaaatacataatCATACTAATTAAGTACATatcaattaagttcaaaatacatAATCATACTAATTAAGCCCAAAATATATAATCATACTAATTAATTCCATatcaattaagttcaaaatacatAATCATACTAATTAAGCCCAAAATATATAATCATACTAATTAATTCCATatcaattaagttcaaaatacataatcatactaattaagttcaaaatacatAATCATACTAATTAAGCCCAAAATACATAATCATACTAATTAATTCCATATTTTTCTCTAATCATGTCGCACAATATTTCATGAGCTTGTAGTTGTTTTGTATCCATatttgatgtatcttttgaaagTATTTGCAAATCATTCATCTTCAATCTTTCCTCTGCACTCTCAAGCttttttctttctatctcaaCTTTTTCACCCTCAATACGTGCATAGTCTCGTGCAAACGTTGACatcaaatcaaaatttttttTGAAGTCATCTTTCAAAGAATCATATTTGACATTGGGAGTAGTAGACTTTTCCACAAACTTTTCCTTCTCCTTCCTTTTGGCTGCCTTTTGACCGATTGGTCTACGAGCCAAAGTAGGTGATGGTGGATTGTATTCGCTACTCGTTGGTGTCGGTGGATTAGAAGATGAATAATATGCTCCTGAAGCTGAATTCTTTGTTCTTTTTGTAGAAGCTTCCAATGAACCTGCGAGCCATTTAGGTTCATCTTTCAATAATCTCCATGCAGCCTCAAAAATAAACTTTTCACCTTCATCTTGGAAATAAATTTTATATGCAGCTTGCATGATATTGCTCTCGGAGCTCCCACTTTGTTGTGTAGACACGGCTTGTTTGTAGCATCCAACAAACTTTTGAACAGATGGATTAATTTTGTGCCATCAACCTTTAAGTGCCATTGGTTTCCTCTCTTTGTAATTGGCGTCACGATGCTTGTTGTAAGCTTCGCCAATCCTGTTCCAAAAACTATCTCCTTTTTGATCAACCCCAACAATTGAATCCTTTGAAACGTTGAGCCATGATTGAACGAGAACTTCATCCTCTTTTTTTTGGAACCTTTGTTTAGGCGTTTTTGCAACCGGTGCAGATACAACTTCTTCACCAAGGTTAATAGTTTCTACGCTATCTTGAGTGCAAAATTGTTGTGTTTCGTGTTCTTGATCATTTGATTGCATGCCACTACTACCTATTTGAGCCACATGAGGAATATTGGGGTTAGTTGGTTGAGATGTAAATTGTTGATATTGATATGGATAAGGTGGTGTATGATATGAGTAATTTCCAAAGTGTGGATTATTTGGTGAATTTGGGATAAAATGAGAGTTTTGAAAATTTGGGTTATGGTGTGAATTTGAGATAAGAGGTATATTTGTGATGCATGAGTTACTTTGTTGATTTGGAATAGAAGGAGGAATGCCACCATTTTGCATAAAATTAGACCAAGAGTTGTGTTGATTGGGATCCATTAACAAATGAAGGtgcaagaaaaaaattaaaatgatataaaataaatagttGAAAATTAAACTA
Encoded proteins:
- the LOC131659515 gene encoding hypothetical protein At1g04090-like, with product MLVDSAAYFWLPHPLEGYKALGYLVTNSHDKPSVDEISCVRVGLTDTSETYHTLLDTRSFIPGFPFWVENLRPCNCNMLGTGVSGGIFSYSNCCWNRREELPVMCLNYLNQTLPKMPQIDRIHALIELYGPTISFNPEEVYLPSSIDWLLSNGASLYQKGLSKDKVIDEGGSNLPSRGINDIEFWIELSYDDIRREFIKEEDLESAKLYVHEKPTISGTFNDIVIWIFCLFNGPSTMENGIKNMVLSKVGSHVGDWEHFTFRICNFSGELWSKYFSQHSVGKWVDAHELEYIDGDKATVYSLKKKGHASYLHHGKVDIPTLFYFFNLEDKVDLRGVSNDRELNY